The window TGCTGCCAGAAACCTTGCCCAGTCAGTCAGCAGGTGTAGCCACCCAGTCAGCTGAAACACAATGGAAGGTGTCTAAATTAAAAGGTAGGTGTGTCTAAACAGATTGACTGTAGCTCATCTGATACACGAAGGGAAGCTAATTAGTCATGGAGTTCAGGCAGCTCAGATGGCCAAGGTAAGAGAGGAGAGATAGGTGACACTACTGTGTAGAGAGGCTGTGTTAACCACAACACCACCTGCCATATATCTCACCCCCCCAGCTGCAACTTCCTAATGCACGCACATTTACGTGTCTAAATGGCAACACATCCCTGCGCAGACTCgcagaggtaatgtatctagaCTTTGACTAATTGGTCCATGTCAGAAAAATACGTTTTCATGATCTGTTGCCGGACCTGCATTCAAGTAGGAGAGACGTCACTCCATGATTGAACCAGCATGTAACTCACCAATCCAAGACTTTCACTCAAGTTCTCGTTTCTTCTCGGAACAGATGTCGAAAAGCTGTGCTGGTGCATGTTTTCAATTTCGAGTAGACAACAATCTGCTTCGGCTAAATAACTCAAAACAGATGATTTCCTTCTATTTAGCCTTTCAAGTCTCTGCGTCCTAAAATTAAATCCATCGAAGATTTAAACACAGCTCCCGTGGCGGTATGATTGGTCCATGCCTACTGTATCAGCACACGTTGTTCCTGTGTGAGATGTTGGGTTGATGTAGACTCCTGActccttatttttcttcttctgtgacTGAAACAGATCTAAAATTGGAGACcccacccaccccccacccctggCCCTTTAGCCTGCAAGCAGTTCCCCAACAGCTACTCTGAAAGGAGTTAAAACGGGACACCTGCATATGCACAAGAACAATTCATAATTGCTTGTTGTAACCCTTTTGTCTGTGATTAAACTGTTAATGAACTTCTCGTTTCTCAATTTTCATCCATGTTTTTGTAAGCGGATATTTGGCAAACTTGACCATTTGGTAAAAAGGTCCTAAGACACAATGCGCATCATTCCTACTGAATGAATACACGTACAGTTCTGTTAGTCAAATTGACTGCATTTAgatagagtttttttttttgtcatttacatCTAGAAGTTTCTCGAGCTGACTTGGCTTTAGCGTGTTTATGATATTTTTCATGTTACACATGTACTGAATGTGCGTGTGTAAAGGAAAACTCTAAAAGGTAGGAAATGCACCATTGTATTTTCTTCAGGGAAAGAGATGAGTTTACTGATACATTCTCATATCTGTTTGTTAAATCAAAAGCTCCTGACAGTAGCAGCTAAGTTTAGACTGAACCTAGACAGAACCGTTTCTAGCAGAAGAAACTCCAGAAACCTGCTGTGTCTGGCCAAGAAACTGCCCCACACATGAACCTGTGTGAATGGCACTgtctattttttgttttattttatagatTAATCAAAGAGATATGCTGGCTTGTGCAGAACCTCTGGGCACTTTTGGACAAAACGGCTGTTACAGTGAAAGGCGGAAAAaaaactatataaataaactataGTAATTCCTCTGAATTATGTCTCCTGAGCCTCTAAAAGTCTTTGAGGTGCCGCATTATTGTGTACAGCTTTTTGGGGTTCAACTTTAAGAGACTTGTGGAAACCAGACCAGGAATGATGTGTTTATTTAGTGCTTTAGAGTGGGAAATAGCATGTTATGTTCCACATTTAATAATTTCGTCTACAGTCATCTggagttgtctttttttaatatttgtattttgagAATGCCAGTGCTGCAACAAGCTCTCAGTGGTTGAGCCACTGGGTTTGGGTCAGGTTTGAATATTGAGATGTGAACAGTAACTAGAAATGTTCATTTTTGagtaaaatatgaaaaattTATTTATACAGACTTTTTAACTAACTTTAAATAAGAAGAGTGTTTGTTTTGTGCAGTTTTTCAAATGTCTTTAAAGATCAAATTGATGAAACAGTTCTGGCCCCAAACAACAATACTTTGGATAATTGCAATCAGATACAATTATCTAATTGTGATAATCAGAGGATTACTGTTTACGTTTGCTTTCTCATATTCATAAACACTTACAGGGGAAGGGGGGTTAGGAAAAAGGTGAAAGGAAATTAggtaaagggagaaaaaaaggaaagcttTTCCTGCTGTGTTGTTTTAGACATCTTAATTATTCTGTTAGTCATTTAAAGCAACTTAATGCTCTGACTTGCCTCCTGAAAATTAAGTGAATCAATGTCACAAAGCAGGAGAAAGCTTTCTCTTTTTCCTACAAAATACTGACATAAAATATTCCTCTTTGAAAATCTGTCATCTTTGACTCACTTAGCCATTTATACTTATGTTGATATAAACCGACGGTACCTGAGCTTTTGCATTCATGTAATATTTTGGATTGTGTTGACACATTGGTGTTTGAGCAATGTTTCCACAGCCTCTATGTACTTCACTCCAGCTGATTTATTTATACTCCCACGAGGATGATTATCTGCTTATGCCATTATTAACAACAGTAGATAACTAATTGCAATGCTTTCGATAATTAAAGACTAATTGGGGCCACAAAGATGTAAATGAATCATTTAAATGTAGCTTTCTGAACAAATCTTTTCCTTCTGTACCTTACAGATGACACTTTAGGTCCCTATCCAGAGCAGTTTGAGGATGTAATGGATTTTATTGAGGCTACCATCAGCAGACTGAGGAGATCATCTGAACCCAGCCGGGGCTCCAGGGGACAGAGGGAGCAGAGGCAGAGAGGAGCAGCAAACACATCGGACACGAGAGGAGACGGGAGAGGCCATGCGGCCAAGAGACGGGGTCGAGGCCGAGGGGGAGGTCAAAGCGGGAAAGGAGGCAGAGGTGACAAAGGAAAGGAGAGGATGTCCGTTCAGAGTCGAGGCTGCTTGCTAAAGGAGGTCCATCTCAATGTGACAGATTTGGGGTTGGGATACCAGACTAAAGAGGAGCTGATCTTCCGGTACTGTAGCGGCCCCTGCGTCGAAGCAGAGACCAACTACGACAAGATCCTGAACAACCTCACACACAACAAAAAGCTGGACAAGGACACACCCTCTCGCACATGCTGTCGACCGATCGCATTTGATGACGATTTATCTTTTTTGGATGACAATGTGGTGTATCACACACTGAAGAAGCATTCGGCCAGGAAGTGCGGCTGCGTCTGAGGAAGTCACAGGAATGTGACATCACGACAGACGTGACCAGTGGCGACGGACTAAAGTGAGGCGCTGCTGTTGGACATGTGCACACTAGGAGTGTATGGttgtcagtttctttttttttttttgtcaattttCATGAAGTCAAAAGATACAGGTGAGTATCCAGAAATATTGCCCCGAGAGAGACGGTGGAACTGGAACAGCTACTCGAATGCAAACGAAAGATTTAGCCTCGACAGTACATATTAAGTCGTCAAGATCCAgtcacaaatatttttgttcatATATATGCAAAAATGTATTGGCTGTGCACCAACTTACATAAGAGTAAATGCTGCTAGACTTCCAGACGTTTTTGCAAGTGGGATTAATTTCCCAGGAACTCGTTGTTTCCATAGCTGGCTGACTCCAGATGAATCCAGAAACTTAAGGAGCTTTCTCGGTTGCAGTCTAACTCATTTCCACTGCCTAATCTGGATGTTGACATGTGCATTCA of the Cololabis saira isolate AMF1-May2022 chromosome 11, fColSai1.1, whole genome shotgun sequence genome contains:
- the gdnfa gene encoding glial cell line-derived neurotrophic factor isoform X1, which gives rise to MSRAFFIGTESKMKLWDVLVTCLLLLSSVSTRPLYQNTQPAKRAHFPRRYRDSLSMSVEEPLFQREDHNLKEISIEDQYDTLGPYPEQFEDVMDFIEATISRLRRSSEPSRGSRGQREQRQRGAANTSDTRGDGRGHAAKRRGRGRGGGQSGKGGRGDKGKERMSVQSRGCLLKEVHLNVTDLGLGYQTKEELIFRYCSGPCVEAETNYDKILNNLTHNKKLDKDTPSRTCCRPIAFDDDLSFLDDNVVYHTLKKHSARKCGCV
- the gdnfa gene encoding glial cell line-derived neurotrophic factor isoform X2, whose product is MKLWDVLVTCLLLLSSVSTRPLYQNTQPAKRAHFPRRYRDSLSMSVEEPLFQREDHNLKEISIEDQYDTLGPYPEQFEDVMDFIEATISRLRRSSEPSRGSRGQREQRQRGAANTSDTRGDGRGHAAKRRGRGRGGGQSGKGGRGDKGKERMSVQSRGCLLKEVHLNVTDLGLGYQTKEELIFRYCSGPCVEAETNYDKILNNLTHNKKLDKDTPSRTCCRPIAFDDDLSFLDDNVVYHTLKKHSARKCGCV